From the Acetobacter aceti genome, one window contains:
- a CDS encoding pyridoxamine 5'-phosphate oxidase family protein, with translation MRPNYARARQQKRAHYDDATVRDILSGGLVGHVGFIAEGRPMVIPMAYALVDDTLYLHGASKTRLALLDATPLCLTVTHLTGIVAARSAFHHSVNYRSVVVHGLARRVEGEEFDMALNAITEHLLPGRISEVRPMSEQERKATGVVALDIEYASAKVRTGPPVDDDSDLTLGLWAGVIPVTTALGTGVQDAHTPAGVPAPPSVGEARRKFSGA, from the coding sequence ATGCGACCGAATTATGCACGCGCCCGGCAACAGAAACGGGCCCATTACGATGATGCGACCGTGCGTGACATTCTCTCAGGTGGACTGGTAGGCCATGTCGGTTTCATCGCCGAAGGGCGTCCCATGGTCATTCCCATGGCCTACGCACTTGTGGACGACACACTCTATCTGCATGGAGCGTCAAAGACCCGTCTGGCGCTTCTTGATGCGACGCCGCTCTGCCTCACAGTGACCCATCTCACCGGAATCGTTGCTGCACGCTCAGCTTTTCATCACTCGGTCAACTACCGCTCCGTTGTCGTCCATGGTCTGGCGCGTCGGGTTGAAGGCGAGGAGTTCGACATGGCCCTGAACGCCATCACCGAACATCTGCTACCCGGCCGCATTTCGGAAGTCCGGCCCATGTCGGAGCAGGAACGGAAGGCGACGGGCGTGGTCGCACTCGATATTGAATATGCAAGCGCCAAGGTCAGAACCGGTCCGCCTGTCGATGATGACAGTGATCTGACGCTTGGTCTGTGGGCAGGTGTCATACCCGTTACGACTGCCCTGGGAACGGGCGTTCAGGACGCCCATACACCTGCCGGGGTTCCTGCCCCACCTTCAGTCGGGGAGGCACGCAGGAAGTTCTCAGGAGCCTGA